A stretch of DNA from Candidatus Omnitrophota bacterium:
TCTGCTGCAGATAATAGCCGTGGGCAGGATTTTTTTAAAACGCATCGGAATTGTTCTGTCAACCAGAGAGTGCGCAGAGCTCAGGGACAACCTTATCGCTGTGGGGATTACAAAAATGAGCGCCGGTTCAACCACCGCTGTCGGAGGGCATATCGCCGCGGGTTCCGGGGGGAAGAAGCAGTTTGAAATCTGCGATTTGCGCTCGGTCGGGCAAATAAAAGAAATGCTGAAACAAAAGGGGTATCAGGGCGTTTTCAAGGACTGGATGGCAGTATGAAATTAAATAAATTTGAGAAGATGTCCGCCGATTATATAGGATTGGATAATCTTAAAAGAATACAGTCGGTGACTGTTGGCATTGCCGGCGCCGGCGGCCTCGGCTCAAATTGCGCGGCCCATCTTGTAAGGTGCGGGTTTAGAAAACTGCGTATAATTGATTTTGATGTTGTGGAATATTCAAATTTGAACAGGCAGTTTTATTTCGCCGATCAAATAGGAAAGAGAAAAATAGACGCTCTCACGGAAAATCTCAGGAGAATAAATCCGGCTCTGGAAATAAAAACCTGCGCCGAAAAAATATCGGCTAGAAATATTATTGAATTGTTCGCAGACTGCGATATTGTGGCCGAAGCGTTTGACAGGGCGGAAGATAAAAGCATGCTTGTTTCAGAGCTCATCCCGACGGGAAAATTTGTTGTCTCGGTTTCCGGACTTGCCGGTTACGCGGATACTGATTTGATTCAGGTTCACAGGATCTCTGAAAATCTTGTGCTGATAGGGGACCTTGAATCTTCTGTCGGGGCCGCCCGGCCGCCTCTTTCGCCGCGCGTGGCCGTGGCCGCGGCAAAGCAGGCAAATGTTATATTGCGTTACGTCATCGAAAAATGGAATATCTAACAATCCGCGGTGTTGATGTCCAATCGCGCAGTCACGGGATAAAATGCGTTTGAGGATAAATGCGCTCCGGTGATTTATGCGCCGGGGTTTTGCGTGAGAGCGGCGCTTTATGTTAATATAAATGGTAAAATTAACGGCGATAGTTAAGACGGTGATCTTGGCAAGTTGTTGGGTAATGGAGGGGTGTATCCGATGTTTGAAACCATAAGAGAAGACATAAAGACTATTTTTAACGAGGATCCCGCGGCGAAGAATATTTTTGAG
This window harbors:
- the thiF gene encoding sulfur carrier protein ThiS adenylyltransferase ThiF; its protein translation is MKLNKFEKMSADYIGLDNLKRIQSVTVGIAGAGGLGSNCAAHLVRCGFRKLRIIDFDVVEYSNLNRQFYFADQIGKRKIDALTENLRRINPALEIKTCAEKISARNIIELFADCDIVAEAFDRAEDKSMLVSELIPTGKFVVSVSGLAGYADTDLIQVHRISENLVLIGDLESSVGAARPPLSPRVAVAAAKQANVILRYVIEKWNI